A part of Oncorhynchus masou masou isolate Uvic2021 chromosome 21, UVic_Omas_1.1, whole genome shotgun sequence genomic DNA contains:
- the LOC135507800 gene encoding programmed cell death protein 4-like, with translation MATEVETWTTVQKHDGVLSFDDDVDMDHPYCDEDEAALEAEVNGNWTPQEKALHEARLKAKAKRRVRKSSSRSESLSESLSGELADGDSHSPKGKVPVPNDRKSRTGKGRGLPKKGGAGGKGVWGAAGMVYEVEEPDVKDPNYDEIAQGDTVYATVVPELDERELEKTVNPIVQEYFEHGDTKEVQMLLKELNLGHHKYEFSSLAVSLSLEGKASHRELTSRLLRDLVGKELSESDMARAFDKILKELPDLMLDTPEAPQMLGQFIARAIADHALPMAFLDRYKGKVDCDHARAALDRAAVLLSMKREMVRLDNVWGVGGGLRPVKHLVKEMNLLLKEYLVSGEVKEAERCLRDLEVPHFHHELVYEAVVMVLESKGDTAVKMMCKLLQAFWKIGLVTVDQMNRGFQRVYDELPEINLDVPHAHSIMESFTDLCYQESVITKQLRDSCPSRGRKRFVSEGDGGLIKN, from the exons GGGTGTTATCCTTTGACGACGATGTGGATATGGACCATCCCTATTGCGATGAGGACGAGGCGGCGCTTGAGGCGGAGGTGAACGGCAACTGGACGCCACAGGAGAAGGCGCTCCACGAGGCGCGGCTGAAGGCCAAGGCCAAGCGGCGTGTGCGCAAATCGTCATCCCGCAGCGAGTCGCTCTCAGAGTCGCTGTCGGGTGAATTGGCCGACGGCGATTCCCACAGCCCCAAGGGCAAAGTCCCCGTACCCAACGACCGCAAGTCCAGGACAGGCAAGGGCCGGGGCCTGCCTAAGAAAG GTGGCGCAGGGGGTAAAGGTGTATGGGGAGCAGCAGGTATGGTGTACGAGGTAGAGGAACCAGATGTTAAGGACCCCAACTACGACGAGATTGCACAG GGAGACACCGTATATGCCACTGTTGTTCCAGAGCTGGACGAGAGGGAACTGGAGAAGACCGTCAACCCCATCGTACAGGAGTACTTTGAGCATGGGGACACAAAAGAAGTCCAA ATGCTGCTGAAGGAGCTGAACCTGGGCCACCACAAGTACGAGTTCTCCAGcctggctgtgtctctgtctttggAGGGCAAGGCCAGCCACCGGGAGCTCACCTCCAGGCTGCTCCGTGACCTGGTCGGCAAGGAGCTCTCAGAGTCCGACATGGCCCGCGCCTTCGACAAGATCCTCAAAGAGCTGCCCGACCTTATGCTTGACACGCCAGAGGCTCCACAG ATGCTGGGACAGTTTATTGCCCGAGCCATCGCCGACCACGCTCTACCTATGGCATTCCTGGACCGCTACAAAGGCAAGGTGGACTGCGACCACGCTAG AGCTGCGTTGGACCGCGCGGCGGTGCTCCTCTCCATGAAGAGGGAGATGGTGCGGCTAGATAACGTGTGGGGTGTGGGAGGCGGCCTCAGACCTGTCAAACACCTCGTCAAAGAG ATGAACTTGCTGCTGAAGGAGTACCTTGtatcgggagaggtgaaggaggcGGAACGCTGTCTGCGTGACCTAGAAGTCCCTCACTTCCACCACGAGCTTGTCTATGAG GCTGTTGTCATGGTGCTGGAGTCCAAGGGGGACACGGCCGTCAAGATGATGTGTAAGCTCCTCCAGGCCTTCTGGAAGATTGGCCTCGTCACAGTGGACCAGATGAACCGG GGCTTCCAGCGTGTGTACGACGAGCTGCCAGAGATCAACCTGGACGTGCCCCACGCCCACTCCATCATGGAGTCCTTTACGGACCTCTGCTACCAGGAGTCTGTTATCACCAAACAGTTGAGAGACTCCTGTCCCTCCAG GGGGCGGAAGCGGTTTGTGAGTGAGGGAGACGGGGGCCTGATCAAGAACTAG